In Mycobacterium stomatepiae, the following are encoded in one genomic region:
- a CDS encoding phosphoribosyl-ATP diphosphatase, whose protein sequence is MKQSLAVKTFEELFAELGDRARTRPAGSATVAALDGGIHGLGKKILEEAGEVWLAAEHEPNDALAEEISQLLYWAQVLMIARGLSLDDVYRKL, encoded by the coding sequence GTGAAACAATCGCTGGCCGTGAAGACATTCGAGGAGCTGTTCGCCGAGCTTGGCGATCGTGCTCGCACCCGACCGGCCGGCAGTGCCACGGTCGCCGCCCTCGACGGCGGGATTCATGGGCTGGGCAAGAAGATCCTGGAGGAGGCCGGCGAGGTGTGGCTGGCCGCCGAACACGAACCCAATGACGCGTTGGCCGAGGAGATCAGTCAGTTGTTGTACTGGGCGCAGGTGCTGATGATCGCGCGCGGGCTCTCCCTCGACGACGTATACCGGAAGCTGTGA
- the hisG gene encoding ATP phosphoribosyltransferase has product MLRVAVPNKGTLSEPASEILSEAGYRRRTDTKDLTVIDRANHVEFFFLRPKDIAIYVGSGQLDFGITGRDLVLDSDAPVRECLALGFGSSSFRYAGPAGLDWTTADLAGKRIATAYPNLVRKDLADRGIEATVIRLDGAVEISVQLGVADAIADVVGSGRTLSLHDLVAFGEPLCDSEAVLIERADHGGEDAARAPRDQLVARIQGVVFGQQCLMLDYDCPRSVLDQATAITPGLESPTIAPLADPDWVAIRALVPRRGVNEIMDSLAAIGAKAILASDIRFCRF; this is encoded by the coding sequence ATGTTGCGAGTCGCGGTTCCCAACAAGGGCACGCTGAGCGAGCCGGCCAGCGAGATCCTTTCGGAGGCGGGCTACCGGCGGCGCACCGATACCAAAGACCTCACCGTCATCGACCGGGCCAACCACGTCGAATTCTTTTTCCTGCGGCCCAAAGACATTGCCATTTATGTCGGTTCGGGACAGCTCGATTTCGGCATCACCGGACGAGACCTGGTGCTCGATTCGGACGCCCCGGTGCGTGAATGCCTGGCGCTGGGTTTCGGGTCGTCCAGCTTCCGGTACGCGGGGCCGGCCGGGCTTGACTGGACGACGGCCGATCTGGCCGGCAAGCGGATCGCCACCGCCTACCCGAATTTGGTGCGAAAAGATTTGGCGGACAGGGGAATCGAAGCGACCGTTATCAGGCTCGACGGTGCCGTGGAGATCTCGGTGCAACTCGGGGTGGCCGACGCGATTGCCGACGTGGTGGGATCCGGTCGCACCCTGAGTCTGCACGATCTGGTGGCCTTCGGTGAGCCACTGTGTGATTCGGAGGCGGTGCTGATCGAACGCGCCGACCACGGCGGCGAGGACGCGGCGCGAGCCCCGCGCGATCAGCTGGTTGCCCGGATTCAGGGTGTGGTGTTCGGCCAGCAGTGTCTGATGCTGGACTACGACTGCCCGCGCTCGGTGCTGGACCAGGCGACGGCGATCACGCCGGGGCTGGAGTCGCCGACCATCGCCCCGCTCGCCGACCCGGACTGGGTCGCGATCCGCGCGCTGGTCCCGCGTCGCGGCGTCAACGAGATCATGGACTCACTCGCGGCCATCGGAGCCAAAGCGATTCTGGCTTCGGATATCAGGTTCTGTCGCTTCTGA
- a CDS encoding DUF4126 domain-containing protein, translating to MTHFLILLLALLIGVVAGLRSLTAPAVVAWAAYLGWIDLHGTWASWLGNIITVIVFSVLAVGELVNDKLPKTPPRTAPPVFAARLVMGGLAGAALGAWPHWTFSALGAGVVGAVLGTLGGYQARKRLVAVSGGRDLPIALLEDAVAILGGFAIGALTSHVLADYLVTAVK from the coding sequence GTGACACATTTCCTAATTCTTTTGTTGGCCTTACTGATTGGCGTCGTCGCCGGGTTGCGTTCGCTGACGGCTCCCGCGGTGGTCGCGTGGGCGGCGTACCTCGGCTGGATCGACTTGCACGGTACGTGGGCATCATGGCTGGGGAACATCATCACCGTCATCGTGTTCAGCGTTCTCGCGGTCGGCGAATTGGTGAACGACAAGCTGCCCAAGACGCCACCGCGCACGGCACCGCCGGTATTCGCTGCCCGGCTCGTGATGGGCGGGCTTGCGGGCGCGGCGCTCGGCGCATGGCCGCACTGGACCTTTTCCGCGCTCGGGGCTGGTGTCGTCGGCGCGGTGCTCGGCACCCTGGGCGGCTACCAGGCGCGCAAGCGGCTGGTAGCGGTAAGCGGTGGGCGGGACCTACCGATCGCGCTGCTCGAGGATGCGGTCGCGATCCTCGGCGGGTTCGCCATCGGAGCGCTGACGAGTCACGTGCTGGCGGACTACCTGGTCACGGCCGTTAAGTGA
- a CDS encoding TetR/AcrR family transcriptional regulator, translating into MVHPKKQSATRRPRNAAKTRADILASALQAFARHGYDGVGVRDIARDAGVTAMLINRYFGSKEQLFAEVVEAAFAPPAFFGGDPEAMARDAAHNLVGLSAPDAEQLGRFPIMLRSVPNPRAAQIVRDALTRHVGRRLATQLPEPDQQLRAELILSVIAGVWLMRSVIQTPALTEAAAERLTDAVSAIIQTVVDTPLDHG; encoded by the coding sequence ATGGTGCATCCGAAGAAACAGTCCGCGACCCGTCGGCCGCGTAACGCGGCCAAAACCCGCGCCGACATCCTGGCCTCCGCGCTGCAGGCCTTCGCACGGCACGGCTATGACGGTGTCGGGGTCCGCGACATCGCCCGGGACGCCGGGGTGACCGCCATGCTGATCAACCGCTACTTCGGATCCAAGGAACAGCTCTTCGCCGAGGTGGTCGAGGCGGCGTTTGCGCCCCCGGCGTTCTTCGGCGGTGACCCGGAAGCAATGGCACGCGACGCCGCCCACAACCTCGTCGGACTCAGCGCACCCGACGCCGAGCAACTGGGCAGGTTCCCGATCATGTTGCGATCGGTGCCCAACCCCCGCGCCGCCCAGATCGTGCGCGACGCTCTCACCCGTCACGTGGGACGACGGCTCGCCACCCAGCTACCCGAACCGGACCAGCAACTCCGCGCAGAGTTGATACTGTCCGTCATCGCCGGGGTGTGGTTGATGCGAAGCGTCATCCAGACGCCCGCGCTCACCGAAGCCGCCGCGGAACGCTTGACCGACGCGGTGTCTGCAATCATTCAGACCGTCGTCGACACGCCCCTGGACCACGGCTGA
- a CDS encoding TetR family transcriptional regulator → MPSANTGSLRDRRRAELVSQIRQTAQRLFAERGFDAVTTEEIAAAAGVSISTYFRYAPTKETLLVGLVREASAEIVESYSARPPDESPVEALIRIFVARAKEVTEVQKLDTWRQAVATAPRLLSQSVLVTETERRQFVAQVASRMGVDAAADIRPALLVHTSLATAKFVIDRWLAQPVDGPEFHVQLEEALRMALTGFD, encoded by the coding sequence ATGCCCTCAGCAAACACTGGCTCGTTGCGAGACCGCCGTCGTGCTGAGCTAGTTTCGCAGATCCGGCAGACCGCCCAGCGGCTTTTCGCCGAACGCGGCTTCGACGCGGTGACGACCGAAGAGATCGCCGCGGCGGCCGGCGTGTCGATCAGCACCTATTTCCGGTACGCACCCACCAAGGAGACCCTGCTGGTCGGTCTTGTCCGGGAGGCCAGCGCCGAGATCGTCGAGTCCTACAGCGCGAGACCACCGGACGAGTCACCGGTCGAGGCGTTGATCCGGATATTCGTCGCGCGCGCCAAAGAGGTCACCGAAGTCCAGAAGCTCGACACCTGGCGCCAGGCCGTGGCCACTGCTCCGCGACTGTTGAGCCAATCGGTTCTGGTCACCGAGACCGAACGTCGCCAATTCGTCGCGCAGGTGGCCTCCCGCATGGGCGTCGACGCAGCGGCAGACATCCGGCCCGCGTTGTTGGTGCACACCAGTTTGGCCACGGCGAAATTCGTCATCGATCGCTGGCTCGCTCAACCCGTCGACGGTCCGGAGTTTCACGTTCAGCTCGAAGAGGCGCTGCGCATGGCGCTCACCGGATTCGATTAA
- a CDS encoding MlaE family ABC transporter permease, producing MTTREDGVIAIQNWSVGYVKRHPLASLTTVGEQFVLGVRTIQYFFFDLVTGRFQWHEFVRQGAFMAGTAVLPTILVSLPIGVTLSIQFALLAGQVGATSLAGAASGLAVIRQGASLVAAVLMASAVGSAITADLGSRTMREETDAMEVMGVSVIRRLVVPRFAAAIMIGVALTGVVCFVGFFASYMFNVYFQDGAPGSFVSTFASFATTDDMILALVKAVIFGAIVAVVSAQKGLSTVGGPTGVANSVNAAVVEAILLLMIVNVAISQLYIMLVPRTGL from the coding sequence ATGACGACGCGAGAAGACGGCGTCATCGCCATCCAGAACTGGTCTGTCGGATACGTCAAACGCCATCCGCTTGCCTCGCTGACGACCGTCGGCGAACAGTTCGTCCTCGGTGTGCGCACCATTCAGTATTTCTTTTTCGACCTGGTGACCGGCCGATTCCAATGGCACGAATTTGTTCGCCAGGGCGCATTTATGGCCGGTACCGCGGTGCTGCCGACGATTCTGGTGTCACTGCCGATCGGCGTCACGTTGTCCATCCAGTTCGCCTTGCTCGCCGGGCAGGTGGGCGCCACCTCGTTGGCCGGCGCGGCCAGTGGACTCGCGGTCATTCGGCAGGGTGCGTCCCTGGTCGCCGCCGTTCTGATGGCCTCGGCAGTCGGATCGGCGATCACCGCCGATCTGGGTTCGCGAACCATGCGCGAAGAAACCGACGCGATGGAGGTGATGGGCGTATCGGTGATCCGCCGGCTGGTGGTGCCGCGGTTCGCCGCGGCGATCATGATCGGCGTCGCGCTCACCGGTGTGGTGTGCTTCGTCGGATTCTTCGCCAGCTACATGTTCAACGTGTACTTCCAGGACGGGGCGCCCGGCAGCTTCGTCTCGACGTTCGCGTCGTTCGCGACGACCGACGACATGATCTTGGCGTTGGTGAAGGCGGTCATCTTCGGTGCCATCGTGGCCGTCGTGTCGGCGCAGAAGGGCCTGTCCACCGTCGGTGGCCCGACCGGCGTCGCGAACTCGGTGAACGCGGCCGTCGTCGAGGCGATCCTGCTGCTGATGATCGTCAACGTCGCGATCAGCCAGCTATACATCATGTTGGTGCCCAGGACGGGTCTGTGA
- a CDS encoding PPE domain-containing protein, whose product MTYPIWAAFPPEIHSALLSAGTGPGPLLAAAEAWRALATQYGDTAAELTGILAATQADDWDGPAAEQFVAAHQPYLLWLSDAGAVATAATIGHESAAAAYESALCAMPTPTELAGNHALHAALLATNFFGINTIPIALNEADYTRMWVQAATVMSVYQAVAQENLSAVPTTSAAPRIITTRATVAAATGHRKFPDIVKMLIRALQNLLNYLAKLVTNVLPEPFRSLIRHALDWVIAIVSSQMFSILAHAILDPLIYFGPFTPLLSVLAPIGLIGLLGMAGLDNPGPHDAESHPSPPRDHARRSPAATAAMPVNGGPVASHATAPGSPTSPTATAASAGPAAGAAHALYAVGANPDGEGFTLTSGAKASGDATAAVPGGAALARGAEAGATRRAGLRQHGRKYQFAYLDQDLDLALPDHLSLPEHVAAASAGAGSLGFAGSIPKTTAAQARGLRTGGEFDGASPEPMLPRTWEAGENP is encoded by the coding sequence ATGACCTATCCGATTTGGGCCGCGTTTCCTCCCGAGATCCACTCGGCCTTGCTGTCGGCCGGTACGGGACCGGGCCCGCTTCTGGCCGCGGCCGAAGCGTGGCGGGCCCTGGCAACGCAATACGGCGACACGGCGGCCGAGCTCACCGGGATCCTCGCCGCGACGCAGGCCGACGACTGGGACGGTCCGGCCGCCGAGCAGTTCGTCGCGGCGCACCAGCCTTATCTGCTCTGGCTCAGTGACGCCGGCGCGGTTGCTACCGCGGCCACGATCGGGCACGAATCCGCGGCCGCCGCATACGAGTCGGCCCTATGTGCCATGCCGACGCCAACAGAGCTCGCGGGGAACCACGCACTGCACGCCGCCCTGTTGGCCACCAACTTCTTCGGCATCAACACAATCCCGATCGCACTCAACGAGGCCGACTACACCCGAATGTGGGTTCAGGCGGCAACCGTCATGAGCGTCTACCAAGCGGTGGCGCAGGAGAACCTGTCGGCAGTCCCCACTACGTCGGCCGCGCCCCGAATCATCACGACCCGCGCCACCGTCGCGGCAGCGACCGGCCATCGCAAGTTTCCTGACATAGTCAAAATGCTCATCCGGGCGCTGCAGAATCTGCTGAACTACCTGGCCAAGCTGGTCACCAACGTCTTGCCCGAACCGTTCCGTTCACTCATCAGGCACGCGCTGGATTGGGTGATCGCGATCGTGTCCAGCCAGATGTTCTCGATTCTGGCGCACGCGATATTGGATCCATTGATCTATTTCGGGCCGTTCACGCCGCTGCTGAGCGTTTTAGCGCCCATCGGGCTAATCGGACTCCTCGGCATGGCGGGCCTGGACAACCCGGGGCCGCACGACGCCGAATCCCACCCGTCCCCGCCGCGCGACCATGCACGGCGCTCGCCGGCCGCGACCGCGGCGATGCCGGTCAATGGCGGCCCCGTGGCGTCGCACGCCACGGCCCCGGGCAGCCCGACGAGCCCCACCGCAACTGCCGCCTCCGCGGGCCCGGCCGCCGGGGCGGCTCATGCCCTCTACGCCGTCGGGGCCAATCCCGACGGCGAGGGGTTCACCCTGACGTCCGGCGCCAAAGCCTCCGGGGATGCCACCGCGGCGGTGCCTGGTGGCGCCGCCCTTGCCCGCGGAGCCGAGGCCGGAGCAACACGACGGGCCGGACTGCGCCAGCACGGCCGCAAGTATCAGTTCGCATATCTGGACCAGGATCTCGACCTGGCGCTGCCGGACCACTTGTCCCTACCTGAGCACGTCGCGGCTGCCAGCGCAGGTGCGGGGTCACTCGGTTTCGCTGGAAGCATCCCGAAAACGACTGCCGCACAAGCCCGAGGACTCCGCACCGGTGGTGAGTTCGACGGCGCGTCGCCCGAGCCGATGCTGCCGCGCACGTGGGAGGCCGGCGAGAACCCTTAA